Proteins from one Rosa chinensis cultivar Old Blush chromosome 7, RchiOBHm-V2, whole genome shotgun sequence genomic window:
- the LOC112177206 gene encoding pentatricopeptide repeat-containing protein At5g18475 produces the protein MNRFRYSSHNLYSLLSQPKPPVHAPTLLPQTLVSLEPSSIDFLNSNQFHSNSACSSGIPLVSSTGSSSDSASASPFPLKFRSLRLYRGGYIDKGLLVNLYLLKHQCYGTSSSVKHDRTDNVGVKEVRYFASPRQVHDIIGMIRRKDNDVESKLSSMNVSLTLKMCTRIFKELNHLKTDALGVCDLTRFSHPSCRNDVRSMIIDNLGRLGNYDAMSRVLREFGERKCFVLPWAFEFVSLSPSKEATVRKVVEVLKAVEGPTGASGLCSLIKKCSAMGSFEMAELVMQLSERKASYYSIMIKEKCGNGDFDGAVKLLEVMREHGFDPGAKTYNYVFSSLCKNDKSAEATALFEEMLERKCAPDPITYEIFVCYSCKVGNFDLARKLLDRMNVLGIEPRVSMHAAIVKAYFNLNRFEEAYQYVIATDRYNCFPAVYSILARLYVKADMVIVAYSLLTEMISKGLRPDQSVYSYVSRRLINTGRSVLAEDLKSRLSRFGSKSTMGAG, from the coding sequence ATGAACAGGTTCAGGTACTCTTCCCACAATCTTTACTCTTTATTATCACAACCCAAACCACCAGTTCATGCTCCCACTTTGCTTCCCCAAACCCTAGTCTCACTTGAGCCCTCTTCGATTGATTTCTTGAATTCAAATCAATTTCACTCAAATTCCGCTTGTAGTTCTGGAATTCCCTTGGTTTCCTCAACTGGGTCATCCTCAGATTCTGCTTCAGCATCCCCATTTCCTCTAAAGTTTCGATCTTTACGTTTGTATAGGGGTGGTTATATTGATAAGGGCTTGTTGGTGAATCTTTACTTGCTTAAACACCAATGTTATGGGACTTCAAGTTCTGTTAAGCATGATCGAACTGATAATGTGGGTGTGAAAGAGGTTAGATACTTTGCGAGTCCTAGGCAAGTTCATGACATTATAGGTATGATTAGAAGGAAGGACAATGATGTGGAGTCAAAGTTGAGTTCAATGAATGTAAGTCTAACTCTTAAGATGTGTACTCGGATTTTTAAGGAGTTGAATCACCTGAAAACAGATGCTTTGGGTGTGTGTGATTTGACTAGGTTTTCACACCCCAGTTGTAGGAATGATGTTCGTTCCATGATTATTGATAACCTTGGGAGGTTAGGGAATTATGATGCCATGTCTCGCGTTTTGAGGGAGTTTGGTGAAAGAAAGTGTTTTGTTCTTCCGTGGGCATTTGAGTTTGTATCCCTTTCGCCCTCAAAGGAGGCTACTGTGAGGAAAGTGGTGGAGGTGTTGAAGGCAGTTGAGGGACCGACTGGAGCCTCTGGTTTGTGCTCTTTGATTAAGAAGTGCAGTGCCATGGGTTCGTTTGAAATGGCGGAGTTGGTGATGCAGCTATCGGAGAGGAAGGCAAGTTATTACAGTATaatgataaaagaaaaatgtgGAAATGGTGATTTTGATGGAGCCGTGAAGTTGCTTGAGGTAATGAGGGAACATGGTTTTGATCCGGGAGCCAAAACTTACAATTATGTATTCAGTAGCTTATGTAAGAATGATAAATCTGCTGAAGCTACTGCATTGTTTGAGGAAATGCTGGAAAGGAAGTGTGCTCCTGATCCTATAACCTATGAAATATTTGTTTGTTACTCATGTAAAGTGGGAAACTTTGATTTGGCTAGAAAGTTACTCGATAGAATGAATGTGCTAGGCATTGAACCTCGAGTATCAATGCATGCTGCCATTGTCAAGGCTTATTTTAATTTGAACAGATTTGAAGAAGCATATCAGTACGTCATTGCAACTGATAGATACAACTGCTTTCCTGCGGTTTACAGCATTCTAGCAAGGCTTTATGTCAAAGCAGATATGGTCATCGTTGCCTACAGTCTTCTCACCGAAATGATTAGTAAGGGACTTAGACCAGATCAGTCAGTGTATTCATATGTTTCCAGGCGGCTCATCAATACAGGAAGGAGTGTTTTGGCTGAAGATTTGAAAAGTAGGCTCTCTCGTTTTGGATCAAAATCAACTATGGGAGCTGGATAA